Proteins encoded in a region of the Thermodesulfobacteriota bacterium genome:
- a CDS encoding M20/M25/M40 family metallo-hydrolase yields MIEKERMTEYVMDLMKIDSLSRREREIALRLKRDMEKIGGECFFDDADKKVNGTVGNLIIRIKGNKSGARPFFLSAHMDTVGPGEGIKPRLADGTIKSDGTTILGSDDKSGLAVIVEVINTLKEKNIPHGDIEIAFTICEEVGLLGAKHIDITHFRSEYGIVLDSSSSYHLVVKCPSAERLDFKVYGLEAHAGVCPERGISAIKVASEAISLMRLGKVDFETTANIGVIRGGLATNIIPNYVHIIGEARSHSEEKLRSQVNHMRKCFEEAISGHELMIEGKLYRARVEEEIERSYDKMDVPLESNICKLVNRAVSNLAYTIEPVASGGGCDANYFNKKGINCVNLGTGMKEIHTVNEYLVLEEFYRAADIVLETVKLNAMSH; encoded by the coding sequence ATGATAGAGAAAGAAAGGATGACCGAGTACGTGATGGACCTGATGAAGATAGACAGCCTTTCCCGGAGGGAGAGAGAGATAGCCCTCCGGCTAAAGAGAGATATGGAAAAAATAGGCGGAGAGTGCTTTTTTGATGATGCGGATAAAAAGGTCAATGGAACTGTGGGAAACCTGATTATTAGGATAAAAGGAAATAAATCCGGGGCTCGGCCATTCTTTCTCTCCGCTCACATGGACACGGTCGGCCCAGGCGAAGGTATTAAGCCCCGTTTGGCGGACGGAACCATAAAAAGCGACGGAACGACCATTCTGGGTAGCGACGATAAAAGCGGATTGGCCGTCATAGTAGAGGTGATAAATACACTCAAAGAAAAAAACATACCCCACGGCGATATCGAAATTGCCTTCACCATTTGCGAAGAGGTCGGCTTACTGGGTGCTAAGCATATTGACATAACCCACTTTAGGTCGGAATACGGGATTGTACTCGATAGCAGCTCGTCATACCATCTGGTGGTAAAATGCCCATCTGCGGAAAGGCTGGATTTTAAGGTCTACGGGCTAGAAGCACACGCCGGCGTTTGTCCGGAAAGGGGGATAAGCGCAATCAAGGTAGCCAGTGAGGCCATCTCCCTCATGAGACTGGGAAAGGTGGACTTTGAGACAACCGCTAACATCGGCGTCATAAGGGGCGGGCTTGCCACAAACATCATTCCTAACTATGTCCACATAATAGGAGAAGCCAGAAGCCATAGTGAGGAAAAGCTCAGAAGCCAGGTTAACCATATGAGAAAATGCTTCGAGGAAGCCATTTCCGGACACGAACTTATGATCGAAGGAAAGCTCTATCGGGCTAGGGTAGAAGAAGAGATAGAAAGGAGCTACGACAAAATGGATGTTCCCCTGGAGTCGAATATCTGCAAGCTGGTGAATAGAGCAGTTAGCAATTTGGCATACACAATAGAACCCGTAGCCAGTGGCGGAGGATGTGACGCTAATTACTTCAACAAAAAAGGAATAAACTGTGTAAACTTGGGAACGGGAATGAAAGAAATACACACCGTGAACGAATACCTAGTATTGGAAGAATTCTACCGGGCCGCGGATATAGTCCTGGAGACGGTCAAGCTTAATGCGATGAGCCACTGA
- a CDS encoding HAD family hydrolase yields the protein MKEYKAIIFDLFDTVVNFNRSRLPEVDLDGTPVRSTSRAAYKIFHRFHDEVDFKSFYYAFVESYAELNKIKENEHREFHTRERFKLMLRKMDIPLDRTSEELVENMVSVHMEGIANAVEFPEENRKTLVQIKDKNPRLAIISNFDHAPTAYQLLDKFGIKEYFERILISVEIGWRKPKAEIFLEAFDLLGINPEDAIFVGDSYDADVVGSKGVGMNVLWINKNDEPIKDGGFKPDYVVSNFSEIKKYITHRV from the coding sequence ATGAAAGAATACAAGGCCATTATATTTGACCTGTTCGACACTGTGGTCAACTTCAACCGTTCCCGTTTGCCCGAAGTGGACTTGGATGGAACTCCGGTCCGGTCCACCAGCAGAGCTGCCTACAAGATTTTTCACCGGTTTCATGATGAAGTTGATTTTAAATCCTTCTACTATGCATTCGTGGAAAGCTATGCCGAATTAAACAAGATAAAAGAGAACGAACATCGGGAATTTCATACCCGGGAAAGGTTTAAACTCATGCTCAGAAAGATGGATATACCTTTAGACCGAACGTCGGAGGAACTGGTCGAGAATATGGTCTCAGTCCATATGGAGGGTATCGCCAACGCCGTGGAATTTCCCGAGGAGAATAGGAAAACGCTAGTCCAAATCAAAGATAAGAACCCGAGGCTAGCTATAATATCGAACTTTGACCACGCTCCAACCGCTTATCAGCTACTGGATAAATTCGGGATAAAGGAATATTTTGAGAGAATCTTGATATCAGTAGAAATAGGCTGGCGAAAGCCTAAGGCAGAGATATTTCTCGAAGCCTTCGACCTTCTTGGGATTAATCCCGAGGACGCCATATTTGTCGGGGATAGCTATGATGCTGACGTGGTAGGGTCAAAAGGTGTAGGCATGAATGTTCTATGGATTAATAAAAACGACGAACCGATCAAAGATGGGGGATTTAAGCCTGACTATGTTGTCTCTAACTTTTCAGAAATAAAAAAATATATCACTCATCGAGTCTGA
- a CDS encoding LysM peptidoglycan-binding domain-containing protein, which translates to MKTLLVVDGDSRVRNIARLLFTESMGYRVVAAVSGQEAVSKARKIKPEVVLSNIYLDDGDGYWVSKEIKNDPLLRNTIVLLLCPEFASRNSERIIESGADDVITKPIGREAVDKVESLLSQIRKANVEFTLIYLKKNLRNIIELSVSFWEYIELKKYTPHQFYQLTWYTVKKGLNGFSQKARGFADGVKLTMRKQMDMETRSWLRRFSYPDVSFLPLARANLPLLLLTITIITVAYMFFSFNGEIQKHLYNFLSSFRTTKGFTFSQSRTDRIGETDTTNFPREHSTTMDKEDSGFGSGVCHAYSNGVEDHIALLFRYDYRTLPVEEPKIIEKSPPQKKEKTARVSPDSNSLKAEFSGDKYSVKKGDNLFRIARKFNTSVGQLKALNNLKSDNIRIGQLLIVPKVQEEKPKQRIKVVKKKDDLDSIKIDRSSFYQPVGGLPVHSLTLSNEGDMAYRDIKLKISYYSSLGMEMGYETVTLPIVVPPHSRKNYIKEGISIKPNQGDVYSANVEILGATPLMRIVDEVRLDE; encoded by the coding sequence AAGTAGTACTATCCAACATATACCTGGACGACGGGGATGGCTACTGGGTATCCAAGGAAATCAAAAATGACCCCTTATTGAGAAATACCATAGTGCTCCTGTTATGCCCTGAATTTGCGTCGCGTAATAGCGAAAGAATCATTGAATCAGGCGCCGACGATGTTATAACCAAGCCAATAGGAAGAGAGGCGGTAGACAAAGTTGAATCTTTACTAAGCCAAATTAGAAAAGCTAATGTAGAATTTACTTTAATATATTTAAAGAAAAACTTAAGAAATATCATTGAACTCTCTGTTTCCTTTTGGGAGTATATTGAACTAAAGAAATATACTCCCCATCAATTCTATCAATTAACTTGGTATACGGTGAAGAAAGGGTTGAACGGTTTTTCTCAAAAGGCAAGAGGGTTTGCTGATGGGGTCAAATTAACCATGAGAAAGCAAATGGATATGGAGACCCGCTCCTGGCTGCGGAGATTTAGTTATCCAGATGTTTCTTTTCTGCCTTTGGCTAGAGCCAACCTTCCATTATTACTTCTGACAATTACGATTATAACAGTTGCATATATGTTTTTCTCCTTTAACGGTGAGATTCAAAAGCATTTGTATAATTTTCTTTCTTCTTTTAGAACGACGAAGGGTTTTACGTTTTCTCAATCCAGGACTGATAGGATAGGGGAGACTGATACTACTAATTTCCCTAGAGAGCATTCAACCACTATGGATAAGGAAGATAGCGGATTTGGGTCTGGTGTCTGCCATGCTTATTCAAACGGGGTCGAGGATCATATAGCTCTCCTGTTCCGTTATGATTACAGAACTCTGCCGGTGGAGGAGCCCAAGATTATAGAGAAATCACCTCCACAAAAAAAGGAGAAAACAGCAAGGGTTTCTCCTGACAGTAATTCTCTAAAAGCGGAGTTCTCAGGGGACAAGTACTCGGTTAAGAAGGGCGACAACCTCTTCCGAATAGCCAGAAAATTTAACACCTCGGTTGGGCAGTTAAAAGCCCTCAACAACCTCAAGAGCGACAATATCAGGATAGGGCAATTATTGATTGTCCCGAAAGTTCAAGAAGAAAAGCCTAAGCAGAGAATAAAGGTCGTGAAAAAGAAAGACGACCTGGATAGCATAAAGATTGATCGTTCCTCCTTCTATCAGCCGGTGGGCGGTTTGCCCGTCCACAGTTTAACACTGTCCAATGAGGGTGACATGGCTTATAGGGACATTAAACTGAAGATAAGCTATTATTCCAGCCTGGGGATGGAAATGGGTTACGAAACGGTGACGCTTCCGATAGTGGTTCCGCCACATTCCAGAAAGAATTATATCAAGGAAGGAATCTCCATAAAACCTAATCAGGGTGATGTGTATTCTGCAAACGTGGAGATTTTAGGAGCTACACCACTTATGCGTATCGTGGATGAGGTCAGACTCGATGAGTGA